The Aspergillus fumigatus Af293 chromosome 3, whole genome shotgun sequence region gacgCTGGAGGTGGGAGATGGGGCCAAGGACACAGCGCCGAGAAAAGAAACGGCGAGGGCCAGAGGGACGGGGGAAGGCATCACGTTCAAGCCTATCAAGGGAAATGCAATTTTCTGGGAGAATCTGAGGCCCGATGGGACGGGATATCCCGAGACATGGCATGCGGCGCTGCCCGTTACGTCGGGGACGAAGGTTGGCCTGAATATTTGGAGCTGGTACCAGCCGCCGCGAAGGGGGTGATACAATCAAATAGAGTGTATATACTGTAGACTAGTAAACTAGACTGAAGCCAGATAGATTGTATATCAGATTGATTAGAATATGTGCAATTGACATTAAACTACCAGTTACTAACCTATAGAATAAAGGCATTCCGTAAATACCAGGCCTGAACGCCAAAACACATGACATGACCGTATACTAGTTTCTCATTATCTCGTAGATCAAAACCGACTTTTCCCCCCCCTCCTTTAACCCGTATCATAAGCTGCACGTTTCATCAATTTCCCACATTCATCCACTGAATCCAGTCGTCGTTGGCGAGTGTGTTTGGTCGGCATGGGTCGCCGAAGATATCGTCCAGAGGGAGAAAACCCAGGTCAATGCCCACTCCCATATCATTATTCTCGTTCGTTCCCATGCTAAAGCCCTGAGATTCAGTCGTCGTCGGTGCCTGCTGGGGCCCTGATGATTCCGGGGGAATTGCCTGTGGCTGGAAGTTGTACCCTTGCCACATGAAGTTCTGATTGGGGATCGACACCAGGTCGGGGCTGTTGACCGCCTCAGTGCCGCTGCCGGGAGTCGAGCTATGCGACCCGGGTGACTGAAGCCGCGCTTGGCTCATggcctgctgcttctgcgGTGCGACGCGATACGGGAGTGTGGCATTGATGCCGGCTGAAGTTCCATTATTGAAAAGCGGGAAAGTGCCAAAGTTGTCAAACGTCGGAGTGGAGGCCGCGCCGATGGCTGAATCATTCGAGGCCGACGACGGTAACCCCTGCGAGGACGGATCGAAAGCGAACTGATTTGCTGACTGTAGGCCCAGTCCGTCGACGCGGAAAtgatcatcttccaacgTGGACATTGGTTGAGTCGGATAGGCAAAGGGATCGTCGGAAGGGAACATGATGGGCATGAGGTCCGGCAAATTTCCGGCATTGGCCAACTGCTGTGCTGAGAATTGCCCCGACGAGGGCTCTCGTGAATGCATCCCTGGCATTGGAGATGCCGTAGTCGATGGGCGAGCTTGATCGGCAATAAAGGGTTCGGGCGTTGTCGTCGTGGTGTCGGTCGGGGCTTCCGGGGTAGATGGGGTCCACTTCGGGGTACTGACCTGGGTATTCACTGGGCTCTGATACATCTTGCCACTGCCAAAATTATGACTATCATCTAAGCTCTTGGGGGTATTGCTGGCCTCGGCCTTGGACTGTCGGCTCAGTAGTTGTACTGGGAACGTACTAGCTCTCTGCGGAGGCGTGATCTCGGGCGCAGATTGTTGATTCTTTACATTTGCAGCATGCCGAGAGACAGCAGCTGGTGCCGGACGCTTGAGGTTGACAGGCTTCACCGAACTCTGGCGGTTTTTCAAGAGTTCAGGGAGGTTCTTGAACAGAGAACTGAGACTCTGCGAGCAGCGATCTGCCGCCAaactcttcttcgccagtCCGGCCAGAGTGTTCTTGCCCTCCATGGCGTCTTTCAAAACACCGTCCTTGGCCGTCGGCGAGTCGGGATTCTCGAGCACAAAGAAGATCAACGACAAGATGGCGAAATAGGTCGTGTACATGGTAAACCAGAAGGACCCATTGAGCAACCCTCGCTTGTGCATGCCAGTCGTAATATGGACAATATTCCGTGAGACGCTCACGCATGCAGCGGCGCAAGCGTATGACCGTCGGTCGACACCTCGAGCTTGTGACCCGCTAGACACATAATGTAAGAAGGGACGATACATGACAACTTGCACGTGAGCGTAGCTGATGCGCAAGAGTTGTCGGATGCTGCGAACGCATTAGTCTCGGACAGTAGACgcaaatatatatataaaaaaaagaggCGCTTACCGTTCTAACTGGGGAGATACCTCCGTTCCTGGACGGAGAGCCGCAGGCAGTTCCTCCATCCAGGTCTGCAAATCGCGCTCGATTTCGCGGATCTTGGAATGACTCACCATGTAGCGCATATCCGACTTGGATGGATGCAGAGCATTCTTCACCGGATATATGTATTTGACCACCTTAAGGATAATATTGGACAGCCGAGTGTGGGCGTTGGCTCCTGCCATCAAGGGCGTATAATCCGACGGCATAGGCAAAATACCATCCTTGGTGATAAACTGCccatcaacatccatgggATATTCCTGGTCGATGTCGTCATCGCTCAACATCTGGGGTAGCCCCAGCAGGGTGCTCACGTAAACGTCCATCTTCCGTACGACCCAGAAAATGCGTTTCCGCAACTCTCGCTCGATGGGGTTGAAGTCGGCGGCTACAGAGCGATGCAGACCTAAGCGTAGAGCCGACCGGAGCGCTATTCCCACATACGAATAGCACGTACTTAATTTGGCGGAGGATTGTAAGAACAGGACCATGAAACAAACCGCTTGTAACGAGGTCAAATCACGGCAATCGGTGATGTCCAGGAGTTGCCGGCCAGCCTTGAAATATTGAAATCTGTAACGCCGAAAATCAGTTGAGGCCGATAAGTTACTTTGTTGGAACCCTTTAACTTACCCTTGACCAATGGCGCCTTCATAACCTGCAGTATCCAGGGTACCAGCCCCGTCATCTGAGAACAAGCAACCAACAGACATGACAATGTACAGAAGCGGCAGGAACGAATTCTCTTCGTTTCCAAACTGCTCCGGAGGGGTATCATAGATTCGATCTAGCATGGCAAAGAAGCTGGGCTCATGCACGAACCGCATAAGAGAACAGCCGTCGTACAAAGCGTGGTGGCACAGACGCTGTGCAACATCCCGGGAGGGCAGATCGTGAGTGGGGGGTAGCGTGGAATCTGACGGAGACTCGGACGTCGACTTGGGACTCTCCAACATCTGAGAGAGGACCCGTGTTCGCAACGACGGGACCGGCATGTCTGAAGCCCCAAGTTGCTTGCGCAACCGTCGCAGGAAGATGATACCGGAGG contains the following coding sequences:
- a CDS encoding putative C6 transcription factor (Mut3) is translated as MAANSSPFAGAPAETSNEDDPASASDTQFYNYDDSNSSALPGLPHDVAAGHSHFSDSKPKEPLPMQKRRRVTRACDECRRKKIKCDGKQPCTHCTVYSYECTYDQPSNRRRNPAPQYVEALENRLHKAEALLRVVLPDLNLDDPQFDVHATEQMLAAIKKEKPQPPMPTASAPKTSTAAEPTADAADGGAGDESLLESMVENSGCLDLDDQGHWDYHGHTSGIIFLRRLRKQLGASDMPVPSLRTRVLSQMLESPKSTSESPSDSTLPPTHDLPSRDVAQRLCHHALYDGCSLMRFVHEPSFFAMLDRIYDTPPEQFGNEENSFLPLLYIVMSVGCLFSDDGAGTLDTAGYEGAIGQGFQYFKAGRQLLDITDCRDLTSLQAVCFMVLFLQSSAKLSTCYSYVGIALRSALRLGLHRSVAADFNPIERELRKRIFWVVRKMDVYVSTLLGLPQMLSDDDIDQEYPMDVDGQFITKDGILPMPSDYTPLMAGANAHTRLSNIILKVVKYIYPVKNALHPSKSDMRYMVSHSKIREIERDLQTWMEELPAALRPGTEVSPQLERIRQLLRISYAHVQVVMYRPFLHYVSSGSQARGVDRRSYACAAACVSVSRNIVHITTGMHKRGLLNGSFWFTMYTTYFAILSLIFFVLENPDSPTAKDGVLKDAMEGKNTLAGLAKKSLAADRCSQSLSSLFKNLPELLKNRQSSVKPVNLKRPAPAAVSRHAANVKNQQSAPEITPPQRASTFPVQLLSRQSKAEASNTPKSLDDSHNFGSGKMYQSPVNTQVSTPKWTPSTPEAPTDTTTTTPEPFIADQARPSTTASPMPGMHSREPSSGQFSAQQLANAGNLPDLMPIMFPSDDPFAYPTQPMSTLEDDHFRVDGLGLQSANQFAFDPSSQGLPSSASNDSAIGAASTPTFDNFGTFPLFNNGTSAGINATLPYRVAPQKQQAMSQARLQSPGSHSSTPGSGTEAVNSPDLVSIPNQNFMWQGYNFQPQAIPPESSGPQQAPTTTESQGFSMGTNENNDMGVGIDLGFLPLDDIFGDPCRPNTLANDDWIQWMNVGN